Within Kineococcus endophyticus, the genomic segment GCCCCCGTCCGGCGGTCACTGCTTCTTGGAGACGTCCTGGAGCAGGTACCCGCCCAGCGGCGTCACGTGGAACCCCTGGACCTTGCTCGTCGAGGCGTAGACGTACGGCGAGTAGTAGAGGTAGGCCAGGAACGCGTCCTCGCTCGTCTTCTGCTGGAGCTGGGTGTAGAGCTCCTGCCGCTTGGCGCTGTCGGTCTCCTTCTGCGCCTGCGCGTTGATGGCGACGACCTCGGGGTTGTCGTAGGAGGTGAACGCCGACTTCGAACCGCCCTGCGGGTCGACCGCGAAGGACGTCCACTGGTCGGGGTCGGGGATGTCCATCGTCCAGGCGGAGATGGTCATGTCGAAGTCCGACGCCAGCCGGGCCTGCTTGTTCGCCGTCGGGTCGAGCTGCTTGATCTCCATCGTGATGCCGATGTCCTTCAGCTCCGACTGCATGATCTGCGCGACCGAGGCCTGGTTCGGGTTCCCCGAGGCGATGAGCAGCGTCGTGGTGAAACCGTCCGGCTTCGAGGACTGCGCGAGCTCGGCCTTGGCCTTGGCGACGTCGAAGGTGGCACCGCCGGCGTTCTTGTCGTAGTACGGCGTGCCGGGGGAGAGCAGGGAGTTCGCGGCCTCGCCGTTGCCGAACAGGACGGCCTTCACGAGGGACTCGCGGTCGATGGCGTAGGAGATCGCGCGGCGGACGTGGACGTCGTCGAACGGGGCGCGGGCCTGGTTGAAGGCGACGTAGTCGATCTGGGTGGACGGGAACGTCTCGGCCTTGACGTCGCCCGACGCCTTCAAGGACGACAGGCTCGACCAGTCCGGCGTGTCGTCGATGTCGATCTGGCCGCCCTGGACCTGCAGCTTGCGGGTGTTCGCGTCGGGGACGACGTTCCACTGCACGCTGGACAGGTACGGCTTGCCCTTCTGCCAGTACTTCTCGTTCGCCGTGAGCTTGAGGGACTGCCCCTTCTTCCAGCCGTCCCAGACGAAGGGACCGGTACCG encodes:
- a CDS encoding ABC transporter substrate-binding protein; translated protein: MRTRFGVVGALALTMALALGGCGAAGSDDGADAGGAPAKGGDLTMARSADIIAMDKTTTFDNNSIRVMEQIMEPLFHASADGTKLEPWLATGYTISDDQLTYTIPLRTDVTFSNGTPMTAKDVKFSIDENTKTGAEGWGFVNAAIDTVTATDDHTVTVKLKYPWAPLIADLSIFSNGVVPEGYGGKTAEEFYTAPVGTGPFVWDGWKKGQSLKLTANEKYWQKGKPYLSSVQWNVVPDANTRKLQVQGGQIDIDDTPDWSSLSSLKASGDVKAETFPSTQIDYVAFNQARAPFDDVHVRRAISYAIDRESLVKAVLFGNGEAANSLLSPGTPYYDKNAGGATFDVAKAKAELAQSSKPDGFTTTLLIASGNPNQASVAQIMQSELKDIGITMEIKQLDPTANKQARLASDFDMTISAWTMDIPDPDQWTSFAVDPQGGSKSAFTSYDNPEVVAINAQAQKETDSAKRQELYTQLQQKTSEDAFLAYLYYSPYVYASTSKVQGFHVTPLGGYLLQDVSKKQ